Within the Candidatus Marsarchaeota archaeon genome, the region TTCTTTAGCCTTACCGAGCCTATGCCAGTTTCTTTCTTGTCGCCTGTGCCGCTATAATACCTGTTCATGTTCAGTCACTGTTTAGCCTTTTTCGCCTTACGCCTGCGCTCTTAAGCATGTCAAGCGTTTTCGAAAGCAGCATATTTGATATAAGCTCTGGCGCAGCCGATGCGTCTATGCGCTCGATTTCAGGACCGGAAAAGCCTTTGTACGCCTTGGCTGCAGCTTCAAGTGCCCTGCGGTTCTCCAGAACTTCTGGCGTATGCCTGCTTTTCGAAAGCCTTTCCAAAGCTTCCCTTGGACTTATCTCCAGCATGAATGTCTTGTCCGGCCTGGGGAATATTGAGTTTAAGGTCTCCAAATAGCGTTTGTCTATCCCCTCGATGGAGCCGTAGGCTATTGTCGAATAATAATACCTGTCCAGTATGACGACCTTGCGCGCTATGCTGCCTGAAAGCGCAGCAATGTCTTCGTTCCTGTCAGCAACAAAAAGCAACTGCATTGTAAGCAGGTTCAGCTTTATGCTGCCTGAAAGTGCATTCCTAAGAAAGATCCCGACAGGGCCGTCAGTTGGCTCCCTAGCGCCAATAGCTTCATATCCAAGGCTGTGCAGGCGTTTGGCAAGCAGCGCTGCCTGCGTGCTCTTGCCAGCGCCATCAATGCCCTCTATTACAATAAGCACCATCGAATAACCCTTTCGAATAACGCTTTGCCGCAGTGCCTTAAATATGTTGTGCTCAGTTCAGCTCCAGCTCCGGTATGTATGTTGATTCCGAGCTCGTATAGTTTCCGACTTTGAACACTACGCCATACCTCTGGTTGGTCGGCGTGGCAGGTATATAATATGTCCCCATATCCTGCAGCGTTGATGGGCTCGCCGATGGGTTTGAGGTCTGGTTTATGAAGACTGTGCCGTTGTTTTCTGCTATGAGCTCGCCATTTACTGTTGGTGACCACCCATTTTCAAGGTAAAGCGTTAAGTCGCCGCCGCTCCATACGCAAGCTTCAGTGATTGTGACATTTGAAAGACCGGTCTCAGTATCCTGCAGCGTTATCGTGTTGCATGCTGGCGGAGAGGATCCGCCACCTACAGGGACTACCCTCTCGTCCGGCCCTACTGTTTCATTAAGTATGCCTATGGCAGAGCCGCAGCCTCCTCCGCCATCTCCGGAATGAACGGTAAGATTGTACAGGTCTGCAGGCCCGGTAAAATTGGTTATCCATCCTGGGCCGCACCAGTTGTCTGACCCTAAGCTAACATAATCTATTTTGTTCGCCTCGTTTTGCACAACAATGTAAACCCAGCCAGAATCGCCTGCCTGAGCCCATACCTGCAAAGCTCCTCCGCTCCAATAGCACCAGCCGCTTATTCCTGCCGCAAAATACGGATTTACGATTTTTACTCCGTCGCACAGGCCAAGGTATGCGACATTCTTGGGTATTATGAGATAATTTATCTTTATTGTTGACTTTGCGCCAAGGTATGATGCCGTAATGTTGATATCGGCGCTCTTGTTGAGCGATACGTAGTTGATTGCCTGGCCGTTGGCACTTGTTGTTGTATATTGGTATTGCAGTGAATCCGGAGGAGTTGCAGGAGTGCCGTTGAGGAATGCTGCTGTGAAATTCACTGTAGCGCCTTCCTGCGGATAGCCCAAAAGCGTTACGGTCGCAGTGAGCTGGTCAGGTACGTTGGTTGCGGGAGCGTTGTATGTTGCTGCAGTGAGTTTTATGGAATAGTTTGATGCGGTGGCAGGCTCTGCCCTTGCCGTGTATAAGCCTTTGTAGGTTTCCCTTGGCACACTGGCACAGGATGATGGCGATGAGGAATTGGCAGCAAAGCCGCAATATGATGCGTTGAGGTATAGGTCTCCGCTGAAGTACTGCCCAAGCGATGAGGTTACATTACTGAGATGGAGCACACAGATTATGGAACCGCCGGGAAGCACGAAGCTTGGCCTGCACGTTGCTGCGGAGGCATTCCTTCCGTTTATGCTCGCGAAGAATGTTGGGTTAAGTATTGGGTATGGGCGCGAGTTCGTCATTATCACGCCTATCGAGGTAAGATGTGTTGTTGCATTAGTTCCAAGGACCATGTCGTCGCACGTTACCCCGGTAAGAAAGCTGCATGACGATGGCACAATTGCATGCGGCACTGCGATATAAAGATAAAGGAATGATATAGCTATCGCAATTATGAGTATGGTCCATCCGTATGTCACTATGTACTCTGTAGCAGATTGCGCTATTTTATTATTCATCAACCCTACCTGATCCCAGCCGCTAATTTAACATTCTATGATTATATATAAAAAAGTTGCGTTAGGCCATGAATACGAAAAGCCAGTCAAATGTGCGTTTTCAGCCTGCAGTGACGTTAGCCTCTGCGAATGCGCCAGACCTTCCCACCACGCGCAACGAATATGTCTGGTTTTCAAGAGGTATTATCAGCATTCCGCTCCTGCCAAGGCTTATGTTGCTGCTGTATGATAGCGTTATTGCGTTGCCTGCACCGAGCACATATCCTGGCGTCGATACAGGAACCACTGGCACTTCGTTGAATGGAAGCTCCAATGAGCCTGAAGACGTTATTAGGAAGTTCAGCATATTATGGTAGTGGCCATTGAAGTAGCCTGAGCCTGCAACATAATCCCTGTATGTGCCGTTGGTAAAGTTGAATGTATGCAGCGCCTTTATTACTGAAACGTTTATCATGCTGCCGAGGTTTGCACGCAGGCTGTTGAATGCGCTGGCATTGAGCTTGGTGCCGAACCTGCTGTTGAACTGCGATATGTTAGCCATGCTGCTCACGTTGAAGCCATGGCTTGAAAGCTTGCTTATAAATGAGGATATGTTGAAATTGCTGCCATTGTAGCTTGCGTTAAGCTGCGACAGCGTATTGCTGATGTTGTAGCTGCTTGCAATGTGGCCCAGCGCGCCGACTATCGCCTGGCTGCCGAAACCCTGCATCGAAATCCTTGACTGTGGCATTACATGTATGTGCGAGTGCAGCGATGCATTGTATGGCGTCGATATGCGCATCAGGCCGAAAAGCAGTAGCTGGTTTAGGGTTGCGCTAGCATTTCCATCGTTCTTTACGGTAACTGACAGGCTTGTCCTGTTGCCTGAAACATTGAGGCTTGCTGACGTTATCTCTATTTTTGGGCTTATGAACCTCAATCTGTTGGAAGCCGCAGGATTTATCCTGGCCCTGGCGCCAACATGCACGCTTGTGCTATTTACCGTGGAATTTCCA harbors:
- the tmk gene encoding dTMP kinase — encoded protein: MVLIVIEGIDGAGKSTQAALLAKRLHSLGYEAIGAREPTDGPVGIFLRNALSGSIKLNLLTMQLLFVADRNEDIAALSGSIARKVVILDRYYYSTIAYGSIEGIDKRYLETLNSIFPRPDKTFMLEISPREALERLSKSRHTPEVLENRRALEAAAKAYKGFSGPEIERIDASAAPELISNMLLSKTLDMLKSAGVRRKRLNSD
- a CDS encoding DUF4382 domain-containing protein, translating into MAGKAVAYIVAIIVILALIYVAVSVISYKPTTTTAVTTVSTVSAPAPAGTVALMLTDPAQVPQGTEYLNVTFSGAKIHEYNATNTTGFVDVNVTGTINLLSLVNLTQTIGVAHVNPKQKFDYITLNITSATIDINGTTYNVTVPSSTLHIGISNFNGTSGAALIDLSPTVVEIYTSNSTIFVLVPSVRAVALGNSTVNSTSVHVGARARINPAASNRLRFISPKIEITSASLNVSGNRTSLSVTVKNDGNASATLNQLLLFGLMRISTPYNASLHSHIHVMPQSRISMQGFGSQAIVGALGHIASSYNISNTLSQLNASYNGSNFNISSFISKLSSHGFNVSSMANISQFNSRFGTKLNASAFNSLRANLGSMINVSVIKALHTFNFTNGTYRDYVAGSGYFNGHYHNMLNFLITSSGSLELPFNEVPVVPVSTPGYVLGAGNAITLSYSSNISLGRSGMLIIPLENQTYSLRVVGRSGAFAEANVTAG